One region of Bombus affinis isolate iyBomAffi1 chromosome 5, iyBomAffi1.2, whole genome shotgun sequence genomic DNA includes:
- the LOC126916911 gene encoding serine/threonine-protein kinase GD17699-like isoform X2, with protein MMMEEPLSQGASPSGDSNFSGSGELSSTTIMSIDERMLDVSSRHSLNVLRTPPTKKAKRVRFFRNGDKFYTGIVMAVTPERYRSFDSLASDLTRALISSVTLPNGVRAIYTMDGKKVQSINDLEDGKCYVVSGQGEIFKKVEYSSTKVRRGSSLSGLPQSPAGTGRQISAIPLCVKAKIVTLIRHGTKPRKVVRLLLNKRNAPSLEHAMEAITEAVKLDSGAVRKVYTLSGQQVTSLEQFFENDDTFIAYGPEKSNQEDFELDFEESKSVQSFRRCPWTSKRQIGPMPRMPRKSGKKVLTTPQVRTPSPSSLILPQPLRLHYAVGHVIGEGNFAIVRHCSHKSTGAEYAMKIVDKYKCQGKETMWASEVSILRQVCHPNIINLIAEQETTDQLFLVMELVKGGDLFDAIAAATKFSESEASVMIGHLTSALAYLHSHQIVHRDVKPENLLVEMDGNHVRCLKLCDFGLAQVVREPLYTVCGTPTYVAPEILAETGYGLKIDVWAAGVILYILLCGFPPFASPENKQEELFERILSGQYDFRSPFWDEISDSAKQLISNMLQTQPELRFSAEDVLDHPWLASFLGEQTTASTPTNAPEQHWYQRQPIKLAIFEFDFFKNPVQGDN; from the exons AT GATGATGGAAGAACCATTGAGTCAAGGTGCTTCACCATCTGGTGATAGTAATTTTTCTGGAAGCGGAGAATTAAGTTCCACTACTATAATGAGTATAGATGAAAGAATGTTGGATGTTAGCTCACGGCATTCTTTAAATGTTCTTAGAACACCGCCAACCAAGAAGGCAAAACGAGTGAGATTTTTTAGAAATGGAGATAAATTTTATACTGGTATTGTGATGGCTGTGACTCCAGAAAGATATCGCAGTTTTGATAGTTTAGCATCGGATTTAACAAGAGCTTTAATATCGAGCGTGACTCTACCTAATGGTGTTAGAGCAATTTATACTATGGATGGGAAAAAAGTTCAAAGTATTAACGATTTAGAAGATGGTAAATGTTATGTGGTTTCTGGCCAAGGAGAAATTTTTAAGAAAGTGGAATATTCATCTACCAAAGTAAGAAGAGGTAGTTCTTTATCTGGATTACCTCAATCCCCAGCAGGTACTGGTAGACAAATAAGTGCAATACCACTGTGCGTGAAAGCAAAAATAGTCACTTTAATAAGACATGGTACAAAACCTCGTAAAGTTGTACgtcttttattaaataaaagaaatgctCCAAGCTTAGAACATGCGATGGAAGCAATTACAGAAGCTGTTAAGTTAGATTCTGGAGCAGTAAGAAAAGTTTATACACTCTCAGGGCAACAAGTTACCTCATTGGAACAATTTTTTGAAAATGATGATACCTTTATAGCTTATGGGCCTGAGAAGTCAAATCAGGAAGATTTTGAATTAGATTTTGAAGAATCTAAGAGTGTACAAAGCTTCCGAAGATGTCCATGGACATCAAAGAGACAAATTGGTCCAATGCCAAGAATGCCACGTAAATCTGGAAAAAAAGTGCTTACTACACCTCAAGTGAGGACACCGAGTCCTTCTTCATTAATATTACCACAACCACTACGTTTACACTATGCAGTAGGACATGTAATTGGAGAAGGTAACTTTGCAATTGTTAGGCATTGCTCTCATAA atcTACAGGTGCAGAATACGCAATGAAAATtgtagataaatataaatgtcaAGGTAAAGAAACGATGTGGGCAAGCGAAGTATCAATTTTACGACAAGTTTGTCAtccaaatattattaatttaatcgcAGAACAAGAAACTACTGATCAACTGTTTTTAGTCATGGAGCTTGTAAAA GGTGGTGATTTGTTTGATGCTATTGCTGCGGCAACAAAATTTTCCGAAAGTGAAGCTAGTGTAATGATTGGACATTTAACATCTGCATTGGCTTACTTGCATTCACACCAAATAGTACACCGTGATGTTAAGCCTGAAAACCTTTTAGTTGAAATGGATGGAAATCATGTTAGATGTTTAAAGTTATGCGATTTTGGACTTGCTCAAGTTGTAAGGGAACCTTTGTACACAGTTTGTGGTACACCTACGTATGTAGCACCAGAAATACTTGCGGAAACAGGATATGGTTTGaaa ATTGATGTATGGGCAGCTggagtaatactgtatatcttACTTTGTGGCTTTCCACCATTTGCTTCTCCTGAAAATAAGCAAGAAGAATTATTTGAGCGTATTTTAAGCGGCCAGTATGACTTTAGATCTCCATTTTGGGATGAGATTTCAGATTCTGCTAAACAATTAATATCGAATATGCTTCAAACACAACCTGAACTGAGATTTAGTGCAGAAGATGTACTTGATCATCCATGGCTAGCG AGCTTTCTAGGCGAACAGACCACAGCATCAACACCTACCAACGCGCCGGAGCAACACTGGTATCAGCGTCAGCCGATAAAGTTGGCAATTTTTGAATTTGACTTCTTCAAAAATCCAGTTCAGGGTGATAATTAA
- the LOC126916911 gene encoding serine/threonine-protein kinase GD17699-like isoform X4 has protein sequence MMMEEPLSQGASPSGDSNFSGSGELSSTTIMSIDERMLDVSSRHSLNVLRTPPTKKAKRVRFFRNGDKFYTGIVMAVTPERYRSFDSLASDLTRALISSVTLPNGVRAIYTMDGKKVQSINDLEDGKCYVVSGQGEIFKKVEYSSTKVRRGSSLSGLPQSPAGTGRQISAIPLCVKAKIVTLIRHGTKPRKVVRLLLNKRNAPSLEHAMEAITEAVKLDSGAVRKVYTLSGQQVTSLEQFFENDDTFIAYGPEKSNQEDFELDFEESKSVQSFRRCPWTSKRQIGPMPRMPRKSGKKVLTTPQVRTPSPSSLILPQPLRLHYAVGHVIGEGNFAIVRHCSHKSTGAEYAMKIVDKYKCQGKETMWASEVSILRQVCHPNIINLIAEQETTDQLFLVMELVKGGDLFDAIAAATKFSESEASVMIGHLTSALAYLHSHQIVHRDVKPENLLVEMDGNHVRCLKLCDFGLAQVVREPLYTVCGTPTYVAPEILAETGYGLKIDVWAAGVILYILLCGFPPFASPENKQEELFERILSGQYDFRSPFWDEISDSAKQLISNMLQTQPELRFSAEDVLDHPWLAANRPQHQHLPTRRSNTGISVSR, from the exons AT GATGATGGAAGAACCATTGAGTCAAGGTGCTTCACCATCTGGTGATAGTAATTTTTCTGGAAGCGGAGAATTAAGTTCCACTACTATAATGAGTATAGATGAAAGAATGTTGGATGTTAGCTCACGGCATTCTTTAAATGTTCTTAGAACACCGCCAACCAAGAAGGCAAAACGAGTGAGATTTTTTAGAAATGGAGATAAATTTTATACTGGTATTGTGATGGCTGTGACTCCAGAAAGATATCGCAGTTTTGATAGTTTAGCATCGGATTTAACAAGAGCTTTAATATCGAGCGTGACTCTACCTAATGGTGTTAGAGCAATTTATACTATGGATGGGAAAAAAGTTCAAAGTATTAACGATTTAGAAGATGGTAAATGTTATGTGGTTTCTGGCCAAGGAGAAATTTTTAAGAAAGTGGAATATTCATCTACCAAAGTAAGAAGAGGTAGTTCTTTATCTGGATTACCTCAATCCCCAGCAGGTACTGGTAGACAAATAAGTGCAATACCACTGTGCGTGAAAGCAAAAATAGTCACTTTAATAAGACATGGTACAAAACCTCGTAAAGTTGTACgtcttttattaaataaaagaaatgctCCAAGCTTAGAACATGCGATGGAAGCAATTACAGAAGCTGTTAAGTTAGATTCTGGAGCAGTAAGAAAAGTTTATACACTCTCAGGGCAACAAGTTACCTCATTGGAACAATTTTTTGAAAATGATGATACCTTTATAGCTTATGGGCCTGAGAAGTCAAATCAGGAAGATTTTGAATTAGATTTTGAAGAATCTAAGAGTGTACAAAGCTTCCGAAGATGTCCATGGACATCAAAGAGACAAATTGGTCCAATGCCAAGAATGCCACGTAAATCTGGAAAAAAAGTGCTTACTACACCTCAAGTGAGGACACCGAGTCCTTCTTCATTAATATTACCACAACCACTACGTTTACACTATGCAGTAGGACATGTAATTGGAGAAGGTAACTTTGCAATTGTTAGGCATTGCTCTCATAA atcTACAGGTGCAGAATACGCAATGAAAATtgtagataaatataaatgtcaAGGTAAAGAAACGATGTGGGCAAGCGAAGTATCAATTTTACGACAAGTTTGTCAtccaaatattattaatttaatcgcAGAACAAGAAACTACTGATCAACTGTTTTTAGTCATGGAGCTTGTAAAA GGTGGTGATTTGTTTGATGCTATTGCTGCGGCAACAAAATTTTCCGAAAGTGAAGCTAGTGTAATGATTGGACATTTAACATCTGCATTGGCTTACTTGCATTCACACCAAATAGTACACCGTGATGTTAAGCCTGAAAACCTTTTAGTTGAAATGGATGGAAATCATGTTAGATGTTTAAAGTTATGCGATTTTGGACTTGCTCAAGTTGTAAGGGAACCTTTGTACACAGTTTGTGGTACACCTACGTATGTAGCACCAGAAATACTTGCGGAAACAGGATATGGTTTGaaa ATTGATGTATGGGCAGCTggagtaatactgtatatcttACTTTGTGGCTTTCCACCATTTGCTTCTCCTGAAAATAAGCAAGAAGAATTATTTGAGCGTATTTTAAGCGGCCAGTATGACTTTAGATCTCCATTTTGGGATGAGATTTCAGATTCTGCTAAACAATTAATATCGAATATGCTTCAAACACAACCTGAACTGAGATTTAGTGCAGAAGATGTACTTGATCATCCATGGCTAGCG GCGAACAGACCACAGCATCAACACCTACCAACGCGCCGGAGCAACACTGGTATCAGCGTCAGCCGATAA
- the LOC126916911 gene encoding serine/threonine-protein kinase GD17699-like isoform X1, whose product MMMEEPLSQGASPSGDSNFSGSGELSSTTIMSIDERMLDVSSRHSLNVLRTPPTKKAKRVRFFRNGDKFYTGIVMAVTPERYRSFDSLASDLTRALISSVTLPNGVRAIYTMDGKKVQSINDLEDGKCYVVSGQGEIFKKVEYSSTKVRRGSSLSGLPQSPAGTGRQISAIPLCVKAKIVTLIRHGTKPRKVVRLLLNKRNAPSLEHAMEAITEAVKLDSGAVRKVYTLSGQQVTSLEQFFENDDTFIAYGPEKSNQEDFELDFEESKSVQSFRRCPWTSKRQIGPMPRMPRKSGKKVLTTPQVRTPSPSSLILPQPLRLHYAVGHVIGEGNFAIVRHCSHKSTGAEYAMKIVDKYKCQGKETMWASEVSILRQVCHPNIINLIAEQETTDQLFLVMELVKGGDLFDAIAAATKFSESEASVMIGHLTSALAYLHSHQIVHRDVKPENLLVEMDGNHVRCLKLCDFGLAQVVREPLYTVCGTPTYVAPEILAETGYGLKIDVWAAGVILYILLCGFPPFASPENKQEELFERILSGQYDFRSPFWDEISDSAKQLISNMLQTQPELRFSAEDVLDHPWLAQSFLGEQTTASTPTNAPEQHWYQRQPIKLAIFEFDFFKNPVQGDN is encoded by the exons AT GATGATGGAAGAACCATTGAGTCAAGGTGCTTCACCATCTGGTGATAGTAATTTTTCTGGAAGCGGAGAATTAAGTTCCACTACTATAATGAGTATAGATGAAAGAATGTTGGATGTTAGCTCACGGCATTCTTTAAATGTTCTTAGAACACCGCCAACCAAGAAGGCAAAACGAGTGAGATTTTTTAGAAATGGAGATAAATTTTATACTGGTATTGTGATGGCTGTGACTCCAGAAAGATATCGCAGTTTTGATAGTTTAGCATCGGATTTAACAAGAGCTTTAATATCGAGCGTGACTCTACCTAATGGTGTTAGAGCAATTTATACTATGGATGGGAAAAAAGTTCAAAGTATTAACGATTTAGAAGATGGTAAATGTTATGTGGTTTCTGGCCAAGGAGAAATTTTTAAGAAAGTGGAATATTCATCTACCAAAGTAAGAAGAGGTAGTTCTTTATCTGGATTACCTCAATCCCCAGCAGGTACTGGTAGACAAATAAGTGCAATACCACTGTGCGTGAAAGCAAAAATAGTCACTTTAATAAGACATGGTACAAAACCTCGTAAAGTTGTACgtcttttattaaataaaagaaatgctCCAAGCTTAGAACATGCGATGGAAGCAATTACAGAAGCTGTTAAGTTAGATTCTGGAGCAGTAAGAAAAGTTTATACACTCTCAGGGCAACAAGTTACCTCATTGGAACAATTTTTTGAAAATGATGATACCTTTATAGCTTATGGGCCTGAGAAGTCAAATCAGGAAGATTTTGAATTAGATTTTGAAGAATCTAAGAGTGTACAAAGCTTCCGAAGATGTCCATGGACATCAAAGAGACAAATTGGTCCAATGCCAAGAATGCCACGTAAATCTGGAAAAAAAGTGCTTACTACACCTCAAGTGAGGACACCGAGTCCTTCTTCATTAATATTACCACAACCACTACGTTTACACTATGCAGTAGGACATGTAATTGGAGAAGGTAACTTTGCAATTGTTAGGCATTGCTCTCATAA atcTACAGGTGCAGAATACGCAATGAAAATtgtagataaatataaatgtcaAGGTAAAGAAACGATGTGGGCAAGCGAAGTATCAATTTTACGACAAGTTTGTCAtccaaatattattaatttaatcgcAGAACAAGAAACTACTGATCAACTGTTTTTAGTCATGGAGCTTGTAAAA GGTGGTGATTTGTTTGATGCTATTGCTGCGGCAACAAAATTTTCCGAAAGTGAAGCTAGTGTAATGATTGGACATTTAACATCTGCATTGGCTTACTTGCATTCACACCAAATAGTACACCGTGATGTTAAGCCTGAAAACCTTTTAGTTGAAATGGATGGAAATCATGTTAGATGTTTAAAGTTATGCGATTTTGGACTTGCTCAAGTTGTAAGGGAACCTTTGTACACAGTTTGTGGTACACCTACGTATGTAGCACCAGAAATACTTGCGGAAACAGGATATGGTTTGaaa ATTGATGTATGGGCAGCTggagtaatactgtatatcttACTTTGTGGCTTTCCACCATTTGCTTCTCCTGAAAATAAGCAAGAAGAATTATTTGAGCGTATTTTAAGCGGCCAGTATGACTTTAGATCTCCATTTTGGGATGAGATTTCAGATTCTGCTAAACAATTAATATCGAATATGCTTCAAACACAACCTGAACTGAGATTTAGTGCAGAAGATGTACTTGATCATCCATGGCTAGCG CAGAGCTTTCTAGGCGAACAGACCACAGCATCAACACCTACCAACGCGCCGGAGCAACACTGGTATCAGCGTCAGCCGATAAAGTTGGCAATTTTTGAATTTGACTTCTTCAAAAATCCAGTTCAGGGTGATAATTAA
- the LOC126916911 gene encoding serine/threonine-protein kinase GD17699-like isoform X5, whose translation MMMEEPLSQGASPSGDSNFSGSGELSSTTIMSIDERMLDVSSRHSLNVLRTPPTKKAKRVRFFRNGDKFYTGIVMAVTPERYRSFDSLASDLTRALISSVTLPNGVRAIYTMDGKKVQSINDLEDGKCYVVSGQGEIFKKVEYSSTKVRRGSSLSGLPQSPAGTGRQISAIPLCVKAKIVTLIRHGTKPRKVVRLLLNKRNAPSLEHAMEAITEAVKLDSGAVRKVYTLSGQQVTSLEQFFENDDTFIAYGPEKSNQEDFELDFEESKSVQSFRRCPWTSKRQIGPMPRMPRKSGKKVLTTPQVRTPSPSSLILPQPLRLHYAVGHVIGEGNFAIVRHCSHKSTGAEYAMKIVDKYKCQGKETMWASEVSILRQVCHPNIINLIAEQETTDQLFLVMELVKGGDLFDAIAAATKFSESEASVMIGHLTSALAYLHSHQIVHRDVKPENLLVEMDGNHVRCLKLCDFGLAQVVREPLYTVCGTPTYVAPEILAETGYGLKIDVWAAGVILYILLCGFPPFASPENKQEELFERILSGQYDFRSPFWDEISDSAKQLISNMLQTQPELRFSAEDVLDHPWLAYHWLPHDLAP comes from the exons AT GATGATGGAAGAACCATTGAGTCAAGGTGCTTCACCATCTGGTGATAGTAATTTTTCTGGAAGCGGAGAATTAAGTTCCACTACTATAATGAGTATAGATGAAAGAATGTTGGATGTTAGCTCACGGCATTCTTTAAATGTTCTTAGAACACCGCCAACCAAGAAGGCAAAACGAGTGAGATTTTTTAGAAATGGAGATAAATTTTATACTGGTATTGTGATGGCTGTGACTCCAGAAAGATATCGCAGTTTTGATAGTTTAGCATCGGATTTAACAAGAGCTTTAATATCGAGCGTGACTCTACCTAATGGTGTTAGAGCAATTTATACTATGGATGGGAAAAAAGTTCAAAGTATTAACGATTTAGAAGATGGTAAATGTTATGTGGTTTCTGGCCAAGGAGAAATTTTTAAGAAAGTGGAATATTCATCTACCAAAGTAAGAAGAGGTAGTTCTTTATCTGGATTACCTCAATCCCCAGCAGGTACTGGTAGACAAATAAGTGCAATACCACTGTGCGTGAAAGCAAAAATAGTCACTTTAATAAGACATGGTACAAAACCTCGTAAAGTTGTACgtcttttattaaataaaagaaatgctCCAAGCTTAGAACATGCGATGGAAGCAATTACAGAAGCTGTTAAGTTAGATTCTGGAGCAGTAAGAAAAGTTTATACACTCTCAGGGCAACAAGTTACCTCATTGGAACAATTTTTTGAAAATGATGATACCTTTATAGCTTATGGGCCTGAGAAGTCAAATCAGGAAGATTTTGAATTAGATTTTGAAGAATCTAAGAGTGTACAAAGCTTCCGAAGATGTCCATGGACATCAAAGAGACAAATTGGTCCAATGCCAAGAATGCCACGTAAATCTGGAAAAAAAGTGCTTACTACACCTCAAGTGAGGACACCGAGTCCTTCTTCATTAATATTACCACAACCACTACGTTTACACTATGCAGTAGGACATGTAATTGGAGAAGGTAACTTTGCAATTGTTAGGCATTGCTCTCATAA atcTACAGGTGCAGAATACGCAATGAAAATtgtagataaatataaatgtcaAGGTAAAGAAACGATGTGGGCAAGCGAAGTATCAATTTTACGACAAGTTTGTCAtccaaatattattaatttaatcgcAGAACAAGAAACTACTGATCAACTGTTTTTAGTCATGGAGCTTGTAAAA GGTGGTGATTTGTTTGATGCTATTGCTGCGGCAACAAAATTTTCCGAAAGTGAAGCTAGTGTAATGATTGGACATTTAACATCTGCATTGGCTTACTTGCATTCACACCAAATAGTACACCGTGATGTTAAGCCTGAAAACCTTTTAGTTGAAATGGATGGAAATCATGTTAGATGTTTAAAGTTATGCGATTTTGGACTTGCTCAAGTTGTAAGGGAACCTTTGTACACAGTTTGTGGTACACCTACGTATGTAGCACCAGAAATACTTGCGGAAACAGGATATGGTTTGaaa ATTGATGTATGGGCAGCTggagtaatactgtatatcttACTTTGTGGCTTTCCACCATTTGCTTCTCCTGAAAATAAGCAAGAAGAATTATTTGAGCGTATTTTAAGCGGCCAGTATGACTTTAGATCTCCATTTTGGGATGAGATTTCAGATTCTGCTAAACAATTAATATCGAATATGCTTCAAACACAACCTGAACTGAGATTTAGTGCAGAAGATGTACTTGATCATCCATGGCTAGCG TACCATTGGCTGCCACACGACCTCGCACCATGA
- the LOC126916911 gene encoding serine/threonine-protein kinase GD17699-like isoform X3, with protein MMMEEPLSQGASPSGDSNFSGSGELSSTTIMSIDERMLDVSSRHSLNVLRTPPTKKAKRVRFFRNGDKFYTGIVMAVTPERYRSFDSLASDLTRALISSVTLPNGVRAIYTMDGKKVQSINDLEDGKCYVVSGQGEIFKKVEYSSTKVRRGSSLSGLPQSPAGTGRQISAIPLCVKAKIVTLIRHGTKPRKVVRLLLNKRNAPSLEHAMEAITEAVKLDSGAVRKVYTLSGQQVTSLEQFFENDDTFIAYGPEKSNQEDFELDFEESKSVQSFRRCPWTSKRQIGPMPRMPRKSGKKVLTTPQVRTPSPSSLILPQPLRLHYAVGHVIGEGNFAIVRHCSHKSTGAEYAMKIVDKYKCQGKETMWASEVSILRQVCHPNIINLIAEQETTDQLFLVMELVKGGDLFDAIAAATKFSESEASVMIGHLTSALAYLHSHQIVHRDVKPENLLVEMDGNHVRCLKLCDFGLAQVVREPLYTVCGTPTYVAPEILAETGYGLKIDVWAAGVILYILLCGFPPFASPENKQEELFERILSGQYDFRSPFWDEISDSAKQLISNMLQTQPELRFSAEDVLDHPWLATTASTPTNAPEQHWYQRQPIKLAIFEFDFFKNPVQGDN; from the exons AT GATGATGGAAGAACCATTGAGTCAAGGTGCTTCACCATCTGGTGATAGTAATTTTTCTGGAAGCGGAGAATTAAGTTCCACTACTATAATGAGTATAGATGAAAGAATGTTGGATGTTAGCTCACGGCATTCTTTAAATGTTCTTAGAACACCGCCAACCAAGAAGGCAAAACGAGTGAGATTTTTTAGAAATGGAGATAAATTTTATACTGGTATTGTGATGGCTGTGACTCCAGAAAGATATCGCAGTTTTGATAGTTTAGCATCGGATTTAACAAGAGCTTTAATATCGAGCGTGACTCTACCTAATGGTGTTAGAGCAATTTATACTATGGATGGGAAAAAAGTTCAAAGTATTAACGATTTAGAAGATGGTAAATGTTATGTGGTTTCTGGCCAAGGAGAAATTTTTAAGAAAGTGGAATATTCATCTACCAAAGTAAGAAGAGGTAGTTCTTTATCTGGATTACCTCAATCCCCAGCAGGTACTGGTAGACAAATAAGTGCAATACCACTGTGCGTGAAAGCAAAAATAGTCACTTTAATAAGACATGGTACAAAACCTCGTAAAGTTGTACgtcttttattaaataaaagaaatgctCCAAGCTTAGAACATGCGATGGAAGCAATTACAGAAGCTGTTAAGTTAGATTCTGGAGCAGTAAGAAAAGTTTATACACTCTCAGGGCAACAAGTTACCTCATTGGAACAATTTTTTGAAAATGATGATACCTTTATAGCTTATGGGCCTGAGAAGTCAAATCAGGAAGATTTTGAATTAGATTTTGAAGAATCTAAGAGTGTACAAAGCTTCCGAAGATGTCCATGGACATCAAAGAGACAAATTGGTCCAATGCCAAGAATGCCACGTAAATCTGGAAAAAAAGTGCTTACTACACCTCAAGTGAGGACACCGAGTCCTTCTTCATTAATATTACCACAACCACTACGTTTACACTATGCAGTAGGACATGTAATTGGAGAAGGTAACTTTGCAATTGTTAGGCATTGCTCTCATAA atcTACAGGTGCAGAATACGCAATGAAAATtgtagataaatataaatgtcaAGGTAAAGAAACGATGTGGGCAAGCGAAGTATCAATTTTACGACAAGTTTGTCAtccaaatattattaatttaatcgcAGAACAAGAAACTACTGATCAACTGTTTTTAGTCATGGAGCTTGTAAAA GGTGGTGATTTGTTTGATGCTATTGCTGCGGCAACAAAATTTTCCGAAAGTGAAGCTAGTGTAATGATTGGACATTTAACATCTGCATTGGCTTACTTGCATTCACACCAAATAGTACACCGTGATGTTAAGCCTGAAAACCTTTTAGTTGAAATGGATGGAAATCATGTTAGATGTTTAAAGTTATGCGATTTTGGACTTGCTCAAGTTGTAAGGGAACCTTTGTACACAGTTTGTGGTACACCTACGTATGTAGCACCAGAAATACTTGCGGAAACAGGATATGGTTTGaaa ATTGATGTATGGGCAGCTggagtaatactgtatatcttACTTTGTGGCTTTCCACCATTTGCTTCTCCTGAAAATAAGCAAGAAGAATTATTTGAGCGTATTTTAAGCGGCCAGTATGACTTTAGATCTCCATTTTGGGATGAGATTTCAGATTCTGCTAAACAATTAATATCGAATATGCTTCAAACACAACCTGAACTGAGATTTAGTGCAGAAGATGTACTTGATCATCCATGGCTAGCG ACCACAGCATCAACACCTACCAACGCGCCGGAGCAACACTGGTATCAGCGTCAGCCGATAAAGTTGGCAATTTTTGAATTTGACTTCTTCAAAAATCCAGTTCAGGGTGATAATTAA